A part of Rhodamnia argentea isolate NSW1041297 chromosome 8, ASM2092103v1, whole genome shotgun sequence genomic DNA contains:
- the LOC115754100 gene encoding uncharacterized protein LOC115754100: MAKSTIAFSALLLACFALFELGSAEHIPQPAPGYDSSLEQCIKNMTEECGIEIFQNIFHKGPEITDSCCGVLLKFSHPCHSELVLAALSTGKFASREVKILQKSTAAWKRCRSIVEGH; this comes from the coding sequence atggcCAAATCCACCATTGCCTTTTCTGCGCTTCTTCTTGCGTGCTTTGCCCTGTTCGAGCTGGGATCTGCCGAACATATCCCTCAACCTGCGCCGGGTTACGACAGCTCCCTCGAGCAATGTATCAAGAACATGActgaagaatgcgggatcgagATCTTTCAGAACATCTTTCACAAGGGCCCTGAGATCACCGACTCTTGTTGCGGTGTCCTGCTGAAGTTTAGTCATCCTTGTCATTCCGAGCTCGTTTTGGCCGCGCTCAGCACCGGCAAATTCGCTTCTCGCGAAGTGAAGATCTTGCAGAAAAGCACGGCCGCATGGAAGCGTTGCCGTTCGATAGTCGAAGGACACTGA
- the LOC115754095 gene encoding transcription factor GTE6-like isoform X2 encodes MEVMGASVDSAQDNDIAGTGKHEANVSELDGFKHRVDEILMKVDQLEQRVNGVEQFYLNASKKQVNTLKGSSVVKDKDKERQIPSLKKQQLDASRREAAATKRMQELMRQFGTILRQITQHKWAWPFMQPVDVKGLGLDDYYEVIDKPMDFSTIKNQMEAKDGTGYKNVREICADVRLVFKNAMKYNAEKSDVHVMAKTLLEKFEERWLQLLPKVTEEEKRRDEEESVAQMDMQLAQEAAYAKLARDISNELYEVDLHLEELREMVVRKCRKISTEDKRNIGTALSLLSPEDLLKALEIVAQNNPSFQSTAEEINLDMDAQSESTLWRLKFFVKDALEVQGKTSLSTGADNNNTNNSNKNKNNHSNSNQKVQNNKRKREICDAIAISAKKRSKKPHDRITENIVKGDAEFHMNSERAFS; translated from the exons ATGGAAGTGATGGGTGCGTCGGTAGACTCTGCACAAGACAATGATATAGCTGGAACAGGAAAACACGAGGCCAATGTATCAGAGTTGGACGGTTTTAAGCACCGTGTAGATGAGATTCTCATGAAAGTCGATCAG CTCGAGCAAAGAGTCAACGGAGTTGAGCAGTTCTATCTCAACGCAAGTAAAAAGCAAGTGAACACTTTGAAAGGTAGCTCAGTAGTTAAGGATAAAGATAAAGAGAGGCAAATCCCTAGCTTAAAGAAGCAGCAACTGGATGCATCTCGCAGAGAAGCAGCTGCTACAAAGAGAATGCAGGAGCTTATGCGCCAATTTGGCACAATATTGCGCCAG ATCACTCAACACAAATGGGCATGGCCTTTTATGCAACCCGTAGATGTTAAGGGTCTTGGCTTGGACGATTATTATGAG GTGATTGATAAGCCAATGGACTTCAGtacaataaaaaatcaaatggaGGCTAAAGATGGTACTGGTTACAAAAATGTCCGTGAAATATGTGCTGATGTGAGGTTAGTTTTCAAGAATGCAATGAAATATAATGCTGAAAAAAGTGACGTTCACGTAATGGCCAAAACTTTGCTGGAAAAATTTGAGGAGAGGTGGCTGCAGCTATTGCCCAAGGTTACCGAGGAG GAGAAAAGACGGGATGAGGAGGAGTCAGTTGCGCAGATGGACATGCAGCTTGCTCAGGAGGCTGCTTATGCAAAGTTGGCAAGAGACATAAGTAATGAG CTCTATGAGGTTGATTTGCATTTGGAAGAGCTCAGGGAAATGGTTGTTCGGAAATGCAG gAAAATATCGACTGAAGATAAAAGAAACATCGGCACAGCCCTTAGTTTATTGTCTCCTGAAGATCTCCTCAAGGCATTGGAGATTGTCGCTCAGAATAATCCAAGCTTCCAATCAACAGCTGAGGAAATAAATCTGGACATGGATGCTCAG AGTGAATCTACTTTATGGAGGTTGAAATTCTTCGTGAAGGATGCTTTGGAAGTTCAGGGGAAGACTTCATTAAGTACTGGGGCAGATAACAACAATACCAACAACTCgaataagaacaaaaataaCCACAGTAACAGCAACCAGAAGGTCCAGAACAacaagaggaaaagagagataTGTGATGCCATCGCGATATCTGCCAAGAAAAGGAGTAAGAAACCTCATGATCGCATCACAGAGAACATAGTCAAGGGAGATGCAGAGTTTCACATGAATTCCGAAAGGGCTTTCAGCTGA
- the LOC115754095 gene encoding transcription factor GTE6-like isoform X1: protein MPSGTLHRDLLVGAEIASRMVLWSSHEPRRSPSQCSFDRRTGQFGIFFIPASSGHLEALLVEEFITGVARIDISTMMEVMGASVDSAQDNDIAGTGKHEANVSELDGFKHRVDEILMKVDQLEQRVNGVEQFYLNASKKQVNTLKGSSVVKDKDKERQIPSLKKQQLDASRREAAATKRMQELMRQFGTILRQITQHKWAWPFMQPVDVKGLGLDDYYEVIDKPMDFSTIKNQMEAKDGTGYKNVREICADVRLVFKNAMKYNAEKSDVHVMAKTLLEKFEERWLQLLPKVTEEEKRRDEEESVAQMDMQLAQEAAYAKLARDISNELYEVDLHLEELREMVVRKCRKISTEDKRNIGTALSLLSPEDLLKALEIVAQNNPSFQSTAEEINLDMDAQSESTLWRLKFFVKDALEVQGKTSLSTGADNNNTNNSNKNKNNHSNSNQKVQNNKRKREICDAIAISAKKRSKKPHDRITENIVKGDAEFHMNSERAFS, encoded by the exons ATGCCATCGGGTACACTTCATCGCGATTTACTGGTCGGAGCGGAAATCGCCAGCAGAATGGTGCTGTGGAGCTCGCACGAGCCCCGACGATCTCCGTCCCAATGCTCGTTCGATCGCCGGACGGGGCAATTTGGGATCTTTTTCATACCTGCATCGTCTGGTCATTTAGAGGCTCTTCTCGTTGAGGAGTTCATCACTGGCGTTGCTCGAATTGATATCTCGACGATG ATGGAAGTGATGGGTGCGTCGGTAGACTCTGCACAAGACAATGATATAGCTGGAACAGGAAAACACGAGGCCAATGTATCAGAGTTGGACGGTTTTAAGCACCGTGTAGATGAGATTCTCATGAAAGTCGATCAG CTCGAGCAAAGAGTCAACGGAGTTGAGCAGTTCTATCTCAACGCAAGTAAAAAGCAAGTGAACACTTTGAAAGGTAGCTCAGTAGTTAAGGATAAAGATAAAGAGAGGCAAATCCCTAGCTTAAAGAAGCAGCAACTGGATGCATCTCGCAGAGAAGCAGCTGCTACAAAGAGAATGCAGGAGCTTATGCGCCAATTTGGCACAATATTGCGCCAG ATCACTCAACACAAATGGGCATGGCCTTTTATGCAACCCGTAGATGTTAAGGGTCTTGGCTTGGACGATTATTATGAG GTGATTGATAAGCCAATGGACTTCAGtacaataaaaaatcaaatggaGGCTAAAGATGGTACTGGTTACAAAAATGTCCGTGAAATATGTGCTGATGTGAGGTTAGTTTTCAAGAATGCAATGAAATATAATGCTGAAAAAAGTGACGTTCACGTAATGGCCAAAACTTTGCTGGAAAAATTTGAGGAGAGGTGGCTGCAGCTATTGCCCAAGGTTACCGAGGAG GAGAAAAGACGGGATGAGGAGGAGTCAGTTGCGCAGATGGACATGCAGCTTGCTCAGGAGGCTGCTTATGCAAAGTTGGCAAGAGACATAAGTAATGAG CTCTATGAGGTTGATTTGCATTTGGAAGAGCTCAGGGAAATGGTTGTTCGGAAATGCAG gAAAATATCGACTGAAGATAAAAGAAACATCGGCACAGCCCTTAGTTTATTGTCTCCTGAAGATCTCCTCAAGGCATTGGAGATTGTCGCTCAGAATAATCCAAGCTTCCAATCAACAGCTGAGGAAATAAATCTGGACATGGATGCTCAG AGTGAATCTACTTTATGGAGGTTGAAATTCTTCGTGAAGGATGCTTTGGAAGTTCAGGGGAAGACTTCATTAAGTACTGGGGCAGATAACAACAATACCAACAACTCgaataagaacaaaaataaCCACAGTAACAGCAACCAGAAGGTCCAGAACAacaagaggaaaagagagataTGTGATGCCATCGCGATATCTGCCAAGAAAAGGAGTAAGAAACCTCATGATCGCATCACAGAGAACATAGTCAAGGGAGATGCAGAGTTTCACATGAATTCCGAAAGGGCTTTCAGCTGA
- the LOC115754095 gene encoding transcription factor GTE1-like isoform X3 translates to MQELMRQFGTILRQITQHKWAWPFMQPVDVKGLGLDDYYEVIDKPMDFSTIKNQMEAKDGTGYKNVREICADVRLVFKNAMKYNAEKSDVHVMAKTLLEKFEERWLQLLPKVTEEEKRRDEEESVAQMDMQLAQEAAYAKLARDISNELYEVDLHLEELREMVVRKCRKISTEDKRNIGTALSLLSPEDLLKALEIVAQNNPSFQSTAEEINLDMDAQSESTLWRLKFFVKDALEVQGKTSLSTGADNNNTNNSNKNKNNHSNSNQKVQNNKRKREICDAIAISAKKRSKKPHDRITENIVKGDAEFHMNSERAFS, encoded by the exons ATGCAGGAGCTTATGCGCCAATTTGGCACAATATTGCGCCAG ATCACTCAACACAAATGGGCATGGCCTTTTATGCAACCCGTAGATGTTAAGGGTCTTGGCTTGGACGATTATTATGAG GTGATTGATAAGCCAATGGACTTCAGtacaataaaaaatcaaatggaGGCTAAAGATGGTACTGGTTACAAAAATGTCCGTGAAATATGTGCTGATGTGAGGTTAGTTTTCAAGAATGCAATGAAATATAATGCTGAAAAAAGTGACGTTCACGTAATGGCCAAAACTTTGCTGGAAAAATTTGAGGAGAGGTGGCTGCAGCTATTGCCCAAGGTTACCGAGGAG GAGAAAAGACGGGATGAGGAGGAGTCAGTTGCGCAGATGGACATGCAGCTTGCTCAGGAGGCTGCTTATGCAAAGTTGGCAAGAGACATAAGTAATGAG CTCTATGAGGTTGATTTGCATTTGGAAGAGCTCAGGGAAATGGTTGTTCGGAAATGCAG gAAAATATCGACTGAAGATAAAAGAAACATCGGCACAGCCCTTAGTTTATTGTCTCCTGAAGATCTCCTCAAGGCATTGGAGATTGTCGCTCAGAATAATCCAAGCTTCCAATCAACAGCTGAGGAAATAAATCTGGACATGGATGCTCAG AGTGAATCTACTTTATGGAGGTTGAAATTCTTCGTGAAGGATGCTTTGGAAGTTCAGGGGAAGACTTCATTAAGTACTGGGGCAGATAACAACAATACCAACAACTCgaataagaacaaaaataaCCACAGTAACAGCAACCAGAAGGTCCAGAACAacaagaggaaaagagagataTGTGATGCCATCGCGATATCTGCCAAGAAAAGGAGTAAGAAACCTCATGATCGCATCACAGAGAACATAGTCAAGGGAGATGCAGAGTTTCACATGAATTCCGAAAGGGCTTTCAGCTGA
- the LOC115754087 gene encoding uncharacterized protein LOC115754087 — protein sequence MARSALLHLLRSQSKHRLSSTYFYTGQRLCRSLASPRTWSCRPSLTSAIQLSAGHRRWLSQSTAAEERKFSDAPRSGGQTGEDEKVDIVVYHGPVSTTIRKVKLLSLSSCFFSVLLGPVITFMTLPNMSMILKGMMASSVLLISASTTAALHWVVSPYIHKMKWRPGSDSFEVEMMSWLATYVPRTIKFSDIRPPETNRPVVTFKANGKFYYVDEEHCHDKALLARLTPTETSSS from the exons ATGGCGAGATCAGCTCTTCTCCACCTACTGCGCTCCCAGTCGAAGCATCGTCTCTCCTCCACCTACTTCTACACAG GCCAACGGTTGTGTAGATCTTTAGCATCGCCTCGAACATGGAGTTGCAGACCCAGTTTGACCTCTGCCATCCAGCTTTCAGCTGGTCACAGAAGATGGCTGTCTCAGAGCACAGCAGCTGAAGAAAGAAAGTTCAGTGATGCGCCACGTTCAGGGGGCCAAACTGGAGAAGATGAGAAAGTTGACATTGTTGTTTACCATGGTCCAGTTTCAACCACCATTAGGAAAGTGAAACTCCTATCACTCTCTAGTTGCTTTTTCTCGGTATTACTGGGACCTGTTATAACTTTCATGACATTACCAAATATGAGCATGATCCTGAAGGGCATGATGGCATCTTCCGTCTTACTCATCAGCGCTTCAACAACTGCGGCTCTTCATTGGGTTGTAAGCCCATACATTCATAAAATGAAGTGGCGGCCAGGTTCCGATAGTTTCGAGGTGGAGATGATGTCATGGTTAGCGACTTATGTTCCAAGGACGATCAAGTTCTCGGACATTAGGCCTCCAGAAACTAACAGGCCCGTCGTGACATTCAAGGCGAATGGGAAATTCTATTACGTGGATGAAGAGCACTGCCATGACAAGGCTTTGTTGGCCAGGCTGACCCCAACAGAAACCTCCAGTTCCTGA